A window of Rhipicephalus microplus isolate Deutch F79 chromosome X, USDA_Rmic, whole genome shotgun sequence genomic DNA:
TTTTAATAAAGCCGATGTTTTGTACCTTTCTGATGCTTGGTATTCTGCCAACAGATCGAATTTTCCAAGCTTTTATAAGTGCGTTTTTCTTTGTTGAATGCCTTTTCATCTTTGCAGATTGTACTTTGCATTGTATTAATGAGTATCACTTCCACACGTGCTATATTCGCATGGGAAAGGCTTTCAATGAATGTatgaaatgaaaataaacaaaCTGAACGCCGGTGCGGCGGCTGGGAGTCGAGCGACGACTCTTCCATTCTTCCCGAAAGCTCGGTGTTCGACGACCTGATCCGTGCCATCTTCGAAGACACCAGTAAGAACCAGACGCTCAAGTCCCTGCTCCTGCTCCAGTGGGCCCACACTTTCTGTTTGCGCGTGAGCTTCATCCTGAAGGCGGACGACGACACGTACATGGACCTGCCGCGCCTGATCGCACTGCTGGAGTCCAAGAAGGCAGCCTTCGAGAACAGCACGCGCCGCAGAGACAGCGCCGGTTTCCTACTCGGCAAGCGGCCCGAAAGCAAGCCTATCGATTGGAATTGCCAAAGGTAGCGTGGTGGCAACATATGTAAGAGGCATCAGAGAGTAATATTAGGTATACTTTTGGAACAGCCTATATGCGCAAAGATAGCGTTCGTTGTGGCTGACCTCTGCTTCCGTCACTTAACGGGGAACTGCAAGAGGATATATAGCTCATGACACATGCGTAGTAAAGACACATTCAGTTGGGCATACGGGAAGTGGCGTATGCTGAGAAAATGAGGTGGCGCACGCTGCAAGTGAAGCGTGCAACGACACCTTTAGTACCTTGATGTGTTCCACTCAACTAGATGAGTCGTATTCGAAATGCAAGTGTTAGGAATGCTTATCAGCGCCACCCCCGCTAGAAGCATGCTAGGTCCCAGGCCTTTGTGATCTACGCGAAAAATATTCATAACCTTACGATGTTCTACCAGCACATTAAAGACATGAAATCTCGCACAATGATCCAAGCGTGTAACGTAGCACCATGAATAAAAGTACGTACAGATctgccgttttatttacggtttCATTCTCAGAGAGGCCTGGCAGAAAAAGACGCGTTCCAGCACACAGCCTATCAAAGGCGATTCTTGAGAATTTTCGTGAGACGCCAGGCAATTTGTTCTGAACCATCAAGATGCTGGAACGCACCGCTTGAATTTACCTTGTCGGCCATGAAAACATCACCTTTCATTGTGAAGTATACACATGCCTTGAATCAGGTCTGCTGTTGCTGTCTGCGTCGAACGTCACCGGTGTCACCATATACTCTCGTTCTGGTTTCTTCGAGGTCTCGCGATAACGTAACGTAGTATGTGTTGCGTTACGTACGAAGCCTTTTTTTCTCGGTCGTAAGCGCGCATCTCTGAAACAGGTACGTTACGTACTGCACGTGTGCAGTTCTCTGCCGTAGCAGTGCAGCGTACGTGGGCTCGTTActtacgcccaactaaaagtgtctagtGACAAGCgctaacgcaaagctttgcgtacaCTATTTTAAAAATCGCTATTATAGAGGGAGGCAACCAAGTAATGGGCGTTCGAACACTTTTGCGTTCTTTTGTGCTCTCCATCCGTTCTTCTGTTCCTCAGCCAGCTTCTTGGTTTTTGTCCAGCGTCTATGTTTTTGTTGATTTCTTTGCCTTTTGACCTATATGGTTGTGCATTAAAAATATCCCTTCGATCCATTCGCTTTGTTCTGTTGGCGACTATATACAGGAAAATTAAAGAAAGATAACGCTTCCGTGCCGTGGGTTCGCAATGACCCAATCCTGCGTTTTTACAGGTACGGAATACCAGCCGGTTCTACCTCGGTGTCCACCGACTTGTCCGGCGCGACATACGTGATGTCGGGGGCTATCGTGGGTCTAATGCTTCGCAAAGCGCTGGAGACACCCGCCCTTCACTACGAGAACGTCTTCTTCGCAGAAATCGTGGTGTCCAAGTTGAACGTGCGGTTGTTCCTCTCGCCCTGCTTCGTCTGCTGCGTCGAGTTTACGGACCCGTGCGCTTACCGTGGGCTGCTGGCCGCCACCGTCGCCAAGCCAGACACCCTGCGCATCACGTGGATGCTCGCGCGCAGTCACGTGGTCGGCGGCTGCGTTCCGCTCAACGACACCGACCGCCTACACTGCTGACGGGCCCTGCCAGCgctacacactaaacgaaaatgacctgaaataacctcaaaaactgggtaaaccatttgtcctctagcgcactacctttccttggttttttttaccacctactatcgaggtaaaaatttactctcgtgctaactgagtttttgaacgtagggagagtagtaattatttaccccagtgaggtctTGAGCGAGTAtggagagagtaaatttttactgccttcacaaggtttttgaggtgatttctgggagtgATTTCcagtggtaaaaaataaaaattgaggggtgcattcgcccagagtcggcaaatttattaaatagcagaattgattgaatttattaaacggcagaattggtgacacatagattcacatacagccaaacacgcacacacacaacaaatgcagaataatacaccactcgaacagactgcacgcgttgctcaactatacactttgacaatccggtgtatataggcacgactttttgaccagccctgtagtaccggtaggagagctcttttttgcattgattaacaagAACGGTTGAAGATggaagcgtaaacttaaggtgggctgcagggcactaaatttCACATCGACCTTTTATAGTAAATCTACCCGATTTCACCTTTTCGAGTATCCAAttattacttggcacaccgggctcatggccccacgcgtgttagcactgctgatgcacaagtccataaaatatatctaagtacgcacaaaccatggtacctcaatgattttcattgagcgacggtgcacaaacgcagtagcagcacgtattcatcacaacgggcgtagaggagcggtgcacgcctgcacacaagcttcttaccgacgacgtactaggccttttcgagaaGCACGACTATccaatgaaacacagctggcgatcacataACACATATTCTGTGCGAATTttgtcgtcatttcagacacaaatgaacacgtgaccgctatcttacggggacgggacggtgtatgcatacttccaacgaaagatcaccgtccgggttttcttcgcaCTCTCCGGCAGCGGCTtcttggttccgtctgcctcgtatccgcttcgcgctacatgtttgagaacagttggtgcatgagatgggcgattcgggcagcactttactcatgcagacatcgcctactgtggaacaagaTATATGCGATGCTTTTTTCACCTGCCctggcgacacactcccactggtcactggcggccgcgccTCGGTGCCGACctcagagtgaagcattttgcttattgcttctccagtaagCAAGCACGGatgatgacaccagattgattttgttaccactggcagatcttcgcgattcggctcggaagcgagatatccgcgacgtgcaggtttggaggcgctcggaagcacacaatcgctcgatgatgtaggaaacacgtgagattcATCAGCCCAacgagacacacagataccgagcttcttgcaccgtctgtctccaaggccaccgccgagcaaaaggcAACactttgcgaaaatatgcaggacaactttccacagcaggtttcctttctttttttccttcttttgagctctccccccccccccccccgtctttttttctttttcgcccacagaatgctgttctcgcttgttgtgcctATGCTGCCCCctgttccagtgaaagtgcgttgactcgaggtcagtcctgaggcacggcaataccaaaaaaaaaaaagatcagtggTCCTCGCATACCTTcatgattcactgagagcgtcacaatggggggcttggggcaaaagccaccgaagcagctgcaccttgccgtcacgtggtaataaactctgaaacgcaggttaaaaatcacgtgatagaaaactccctacgtggtaaaactggattttgacatccttttactacttgcctgaaaggtggtggtaaaactatgtcatgtaccatcttttactcctacacgagatagtaattttaaacccgagagagttttcagaggtcatgagccgcaaaaaccccaaactcagatagtttttgcttacagtgtacatCGCTGCCGCCGTGGTGATGGATTATATTAGAACATGGATCGACGATAAATGACGGTTTTCACTGCGTGTCTGTGGAGGGCCGTAACGGCTACACATTTATTGGACGCTGATATAtgaattttttcctttctttttcgttgaAATGCGACAAGATTTCAGTCGCTTGTTGACCGTCTTGAGCCATTACGCTCGTATCGTTGGTTTTCATGAGTCGGGCAATTTGCCAAATTTTAAGGTGCGGCATTGTAGCGTGAACAAGACGTTGCTGTTCTCATTTCAACCTCTTGTTAACTTGCGGCTACCACTATTACTCCAGTTTTGCATGCAAACAAGGCTGTATTGCAGAACATTAGTTCACAGTCCTTTTATTAATAATTGCTGGCGTTTCATTCAGGCCACAAAACGATGGCATGAGTTTGAGGCGCCGACATGGGTGACTCCGGATTAATTTCGACTACCTGGCTTTATATAAACCTGCACGTTCTATCCAAGTAGATGGGTGCCCTGTCGTTTCAGCCCCATCTAAATACGGTCGTCTTAGGAGGGAATCGAGCCAGCGTCTTCGAGCTTAGCAGTGCGGTGCCTTAGAAGCGGGTGGTTCGCGGCCGTTTAACCACTCAGATCAGGTAGGAGACAACAACTGTGATAGGCTTCCTTTGTGCGTCGAGCTAATGTCTCGAAGTCAAGTATGTTTGACCATTTAAAATAGCATACTGCGTCTCtggttttgttttgtatttttttcctaCGGTATGACTTGCTCAAGGCCGCCCTTTGTTGTAGTGAAATCTAAGAGAGTAATTTAATCCCCCGAACCAGAGCGATAAATGAAACGTGCTATAGATTCAAGTTAGTTAGCCAGAGCGGGGAATTCGCATTGACATGATTACGAGCAACCACTGTATTACATGTCCATGTTCTGGCTTTATTTTCCTTATTATATATATTCTTCTCATCCCTGTACAAATTAtatgttttctttcttcacgtcaATGCGAAGCTTTGTGAATTTGCTTTCCCAATCACAACCATTTCGCTTCAATCGAATTCAAACTACCGTGCTTCCAGTTCACGATATATCTtagcaaaaaaaagtaaactgGTTAGATTCGCCAAGTAGTCCCTTAATTTTTTAGCAGTATGAAATGGGTTTGCGTGCTCAAAAGCGTGGTCACCTTAATAAGAAGAAAGTAAAGCATACAGAATAATGTTTGCACAAGACACCTTTGAGTGCACGATAAGCAGGTGTGAATTCTAATCTTTGTAggtttttaattatttttactAGTTTCGTAATAACACTTTCAAGAAGTAAATTCTTGCTCCTCCTTCGCATTTGCCTTTCTGTAACcagcttaataataataataataactgctagggttgaacgtcccgaaactGTGACATGATCATGAGACACCAtactggagggctctgaaaatttctaccacctgaggttctttaacgttcgcCTAAATCTATGCACATGGGCCCTCAgtattctcgcctccatcgaaaatgcggacGCCGCTGCTGGGATCTCTGCTGGGAACCAGAATCTCTAGATCGCCACAGCGGCTTACAAGCTTGGCAAGTAGTAAGCACCCAGCGTTAGGTTTCACTGCAAGTCTGACTAGTGCACAGTTCGACGTATATGACACTTTTGGTAATAAGGTgccaataatttatttatttattatacccctcagggtcagaggcattacagaggggagtggtacagaacaaaggcataacattACGACCAGTTTGAGGATTCCTGACTCGGAATGCAGtaaagatgatgattttttctCTACTACGTATGAcgagaaaaatggcaaaataatTATTCAGCTTTTAC
This region includes:
- the LOC142775298 gene encoding beta-1,3-galactosyltransferase 1-like, producing MAGPIEESSVFDDLIRAIFEDTSKNQTLKSLLLLQWAHTFCLRVSFILKADDDTYMDLPRLIALLESKKAAFENSTRRRDSAGFLLGKRPESKPIDWNCQRYGIPAGSTSVSTDLSGATYVMSGAIVGLMLRKALETPALHYENVFFAEIVVSKLNVRLFLSPCFVCCVEFTDPCAYRGLLAATVAKPDTLRITWMLARSHVVGGCVPLNDTDRLHC